A genomic region of Rhodanobacter sp. contains the following coding sequences:
- a CDS encoding AAA family ATPase codes for MSELQDLTTLVRAATPLLVIETVDEQRVIECFRHVIAQALHPLWRWTLTEGLQRLDFARRDTPRAADVTSTLEAIRAEPERGVYLLFDFHGLLGYAMSQRMLREIVQRQRCAAHTLVLVGAKVELPDELEALALRVPLALPDLKALAAIMRGEALAWQREHGRQLEVDNDAARTIVRNLLGLSAQDARRIVRKLIYNDGALGAQDLPELMQSKFALLNRSGLLHYEYATASFADVAGVARVREWVQRRRAVFLAAEPDPVLDPPKGVLLLGVQGCGKSLAAKAIAGGFGVPLVRLDFGALYDKYQGETEKNLREALASSELLAPCVLWIDEIEKGLASGGEDGGVSRRVLGYLLTWMAERKSKVFVVATANAVHELPAELLRKGRFDEIFFVDLPRADVREAVFALHLKRRQLDPAAFDLPELAAASEGFSGAEIEQAIVSALYDVAGRGRLDQAVLRAALGQTRPLSVLMREQVEALRAWAQGRCVAAD; via the coding sequence ATGAGCGAACTGCAAGACCTCACCACCCTGGTGCGCGCCGCCACGCCGCTGCTGGTGATCGAGACGGTGGACGAACAGCGCGTGATCGAGTGCTTCCGCCACGTGATCGCGCAGGCGCTGCATCCGCTGTGGCGCTGGACGCTGACCGAGGGGCTGCAGCGCCTGGACTTCGCGCGGCGCGACACGCCAAGGGCCGCCGACGTCACCAGCACGCTGGAGGCGATCCGCGCCGAGCCCGAGCGCGGCGTGTACCTGCTGTTCGATTTCCACGGCCTGCTCGGCTACGCGATGAGCCAGCGCATGCTGCGCGAGATCGTACAGCGGCAACGCTGCGCCGCGCATACCCTCGTGCTGGTGGGCGCGAAGGTGGAGCTGCCGGACGAACTGGAAGCGCTGGCGCTGCGCGTGCCGCTGGCGCTGCCCGACCTCAAGGCACTGGCCGCCATCATGCGCGGCGAGGCGCTGGCCTGGCAGCGCGAGCACGGCCGCCAGTTGGAGGTGGACAACGACGCCGCGCGCACCATCGTGCGCAACCTGCTCGGCCTGTCCGCCCAGGACGCGCGGCGCATCGTGCGCAAGCTGATCTACAACGACGGCGCGCTGGGGGCGCAAGACCTGCCCGAGCTGATGCAGTCCAAGTTCGCCCTGCTCAACCGCTCGGGCCTGCTGCACTACGAATACGCCACCGCCAGCTTCGCCGACGTCGCCGGCGTGGCGCGCGTGCGCGAATGGGTGCAACGGCGTCGCGCGGTGTTCCTCGCCGCCGAACCCGATCCGGTGCTCGATCCGCCCAAGGGCGTGCTGCTGCTCGGCGTGCAGGGCTGCGGCAAGAGCCTCGCGGCCAAGGCCATCGCCGGGGGCTTCGGCGTGCCGCTGGTGCGGCTGGATTTCGGCGCGCTGTACGACAAGTACCAGGGCGAGACCGAGAAGAACCTGCGCGAGGCGTTGGCCAGCAGCGAATTGCTGGCGCCCTGCGTGCTGTGGATCGACGAGATCGAGAAGGGCCTGGCCAGCGGCGGCGAGGATGGCGGCGTGTCGCGCCGCGTGCTCGGCTACCTGCTGACCTGGATGGCCGAGCGCAAGTCCAAGGTGTTCGTGGTGGCCACCGCCAACGCGGTGCACGAGCTGCCCGCCGAGCTGCTGCGCAAGGGCCGCTTCGACGAGATCTTCTTCGTCGACCTGCCGCGCGCCGACGTGCGCGAGGCCGTCTTCGCCCTGCACCTGAAGCGCCGCCAGCTCGACCCCGCCGCATTCGACCTGCCCGAGCTCGCCGCGGCCAGCGAAGGTTTCTCCGGCGCCGAGATCGAACAGGCCATCGTCAGCGCGCTGTACGACGTCGCCGGCCGCGGCCGGCTGGACCAGGCCGTCCTGCGCGCCGCGCTGGGCCAGACCCGCCCGCTGTCGGTGCTGATGCGCGAGCAGGTGGAGGCGTTGCGCGCCTGGGCGCAGGGGCGCTGCGTGGCGGCGGACTGA
- a CDS encoding ArsI/CadI family heavy metal resistance metalloenzyme: MNRFHVHLNVADLAGSIRFYTQLFAAEPAVVEHDYAKWMLEDPRINFAISSTGRAPGIDHLGLQVDSADELAALGPRLDAAGGTVVPEAGATCCYARSDKLWTEDPQGTRWETFHTVGTATTYHAVDAACATGNATCAPDARTAKPKVDKGAPRCAPNSGCC, from the coding sequence ATGAACCGATTCCACGTGCACCTCAATGTTGCCGATCTCGCCGGCAGCATCCGCTTCTACACGCAGCTGTTCGCCGCCGAGCCGGCCGTCGTCGAACACGACTACGCCAAGTGGATGCTGGAAGATCCGCGCATCAACTTCGCGATCTCCAGTACCGGCCGCGCGCCGGGCATCGACCATCTCGGCCTGCAGGTGGACAGCGCCGACGAACTCGCCGCGCTCGGGCCGCGCCTGGATGCGGCCGGCGGCACCGTGGTTCCGGAAGCGGGCGCCACCTGCTGCTACGCGCGTTCGGACAAGCTGTGGACCGAGGATCCGCAAGGCACCCGCTGGGAAACCTTTCATACCGTCGGCACGGCCACGACCTACCACGCTGTCGACGCGGCCTGCGCGACCGGCAACGCGACCTGCGCCCCGGATGCGCGCACCGCGAAACCGAAGGTCGACAAAGGCGCACCCCGCTGCGCGCCGAACTCCGGCTGTTGCTGA
- a CDS encoding metalloregulator ArsR/SmtB family transcription factor produces the protein MKTPDALATLAALSHDSRLAAFRRLVQVGPEGLTVGELREHLDLPPATLSAHLNVLRAAGLVEDEREGRVIRVRANYRQMNALLAYLTENCCGGAADCGPATACRPRKTGARR, from the coding sequence ATGAAAACGCCGGACGCCCTCGCCACGCTCGCTGCGCTCAGCCACGATTCCCGCTTGGCCGCGTTCCGCCGCCTGGTGCAGGTCGGCCCCGAGGGGTTGACGGTGGGCGAGCTGCGCGAACACCTCGATCTTCCTCCCGCCACGCTGAGCGCGCACCTCAACGTGTTGCGCGCCGCCGGGCTGGTCGAGGATGAGCGCGAGGGGCGGGTGATCCGCGTGCGCGCCAACTACCGGCAGATGAACGCGCTGCTGGCCTACCTCACCGAGAACTGCTGCGGCGGTGCCGCCGATTGCGGCCCGGCAACCGCCTGCCGGCCGCGCAAGACTGGAGCCAGGCGATGA
- a CDS encoding arsenate reductase ArsC, with product MKRVLFVCVENANRSQMAEAFAHIHGGGAVEALSAGSAPSGRINPKALRFMAELGYDLATHASKSLDDIDGEFDAVITMGCGDRCPWVPAKRREDWNLPDPKEMDDAGYRAVRDEIAARVKRLLAEL from the coding sequence ATGAAACGCGTCCTGTTCGTCTGCGTCGAAAACGCCAACCGCAGCCAGATGGCCGAAGCCTTCGCGCACATCCATGGCGGCGGCGCGGTCGAGGCCTTGAGCGCGGGCTCGGCGCCGTCCGGCCGGATCAATCCGAAGGCGCTGCGCTTCATGGCCGAGCTCGGCTACGACCTGGCCACGCATGCGTCGAAATCGCTCGACGACATCGACGGCGAGTTCGATGCCGTGATCACCATGGGCTGCGGCGACCGCTGCCCATGGGTGCCCGCAAAGCGGCGCGAGGACTGGAACCTGCCCGACCCCAAGGAGATGGACGACGCCGGCTACCGCGCCGTGCGCGACGAGATCGCCGCGCGGGTGAAGCGCCTGCTGGCGGAGCTGTGA
- the aqpS gene encoding aquaglyceroporin AqpS, with translation MALARRLAAEFLGTAALLATVVGSGIMGMALSGGNAGIALLANAAATAGILYVLIAVLGPVSGAHFNPAVSLAMRLRGRLGTGESIAYIAVQLVAAVCGVLLAHAMFGQPLLQPGTHVRSGGAQWLSEGVATAGLLLTILLGMRARPAAMPALVASYIFAAYWFTASTSFANPAVTVARALTRTFAGIRPGDVPGFVLAQLAGTAVALLAARILDEPATATGKPASDPD, from the coding sequence ATGGCGCTGGCACGAAGACTGGCTGCCGAGTTCCTCGGTACCGCCGCATTGCTCGCCACGGTAGTGGGCTCGGGCATCATGGGCATGGCGCTGTCCGGCGGCAACGCAGGCATCGCGCTGCTGGCGAACGCGGCCGCGACGGCCGGCATCCTGTACGTATTGATCGCCGTGCTCGGCCCGGTCTCCGGCGCGCACTTCAATCCCGCGGTGAGCCTGGCGATGCGCCTGCGCGGCAGGCTGGGCACGGGCGAATCCATCGCCTACATCGCGGTGCAGCTCGTCGCCGCCGTCTGCGGCGTGCTGCTGGCGCACGCCATGTTCGGCCAGCCGCTGCTGCAACCCGGCACGCATGTCCGCAGCGGCGGCGCGCAATGGCTGAGCGAGGGCGTGGCCACCGCGGGGCTGCTGCTCACGATCCTGCTCGGCATGCGGGCCCGGCCCGCGGCGATGCCGGCGCTGGTGGCGAGCTACATCTTCGCCGCGTACTGGTTCACCGCAAGCACTTCGTTCGCGAACCCGGCGGTCACCGTGGCGCGTGCGCTGACCCGCACGTTCGCGGGCATCCGCCCCGGCGACGTGCCGGGCTTTGTGCTGGCCCAGCTCGCCGGCACCGCCGTCGCGCTGCTGGCGGCGCGGATCCTGGATGAGCCGGCAACGGCAACGGGAAAGCCTGCGTCCGATCCGGATTGA
- a CDS encoding YbhB/YbcL family Raf kinase inhibitor-like protein, whose amino-acid sequence MQLRSDNFSDHQPIPAANAFGKPGAPVALSDNRSPHLAWKDAPEGTRSFVLTCIDTDVPSRGDDVNQEGRLVPADLPRVEFVHWLMANIPEECGELGEGACCDGITPRGKRDPIGPPGSVQGLNDYTGWFAGDAEMGGDYLGYDGPCPPWNDTLVHHYHFRIHAMDLTKLELRKGFTLAELRNAMRGHVLAEAELVGTYAIRRV is encoded by the coding sequence ATGCAATTGCGCAGCGACAACTTCAGCGACCACCAGCCCATTCCCGCCGCCAACGCCTTCGGCAAGCCCGGCGCGCCGGTGGCCTTGTCCGACAACCGCAGCCCGCACCTCGCGTGGAAGGATGCGCCGGAGGGCACGCGCTCGTTCGTGCTCACCTGCATCGACACCGACGTGCCCAGCCGCGGCGACGACGTCAACCAGGAGGGCCGCCTGGTGCCTGCCGACCTGCCGCGCGTGGAGTTCGTGCACTGGCTGATGGCCAACATTCCCGAGGAATGCGGCGAGCTGGGCGAAGGCGCGTGCTGCGACGGCATCACGCCGCGCGGCAAGCGCGATCCGATCGGCCCGCCGGGCAGCGTGCAGGGCCTGAACGACTACACCGGCTGGTTCGCCGGCGACGCCGAGATGGGCGGCGACTATCTCGGCTACGACGGCCCGTGCCCGCCGTGGAACGACACCCTCGTGCATCACTACCACTTCCGTATTCATGCGATGGACTTAACAAAACTCGAATTGCGCAAAGGTTTTACGCTGGCCGAGTTGCGCAACGCGATGCGCGGCCACGTGCTGGCGGAGGCCGAACTGGTCGGCACGTACGCGATACGCAGGGTTTAA
- a CDS encoding PQQ-dependent sugar dehydrogenase, which yields MRLPSLLSLLAPLMLLAAPAFGAVQLDKLVLPKGFHIAVYSDQVPNAREIALGAKGTVFVGSMDAGKVYALTDTRHDGHADKVRVLASGLEMPVGVAFRHGNLYVSAVNRIVVLRDIEDHLDDPPKPELVTDKLPSDTHHGWRFIAFGPDGKLYVPIGAPCNICDKGKAYAKLTRMNADGSGMQDVAYGIRNTVGFDWRPGSHQLWFTDNGRDMLGDDIPSDELNRLSHLGEHFGYPYCHEGDILDPEFGKGHSCKDYTPPVLKLGAHVASLGMRFYEGRMFPASYKGAILIAEHGSWNRSKKSGYRVMTVRLDGNKVASYQPLITGFEQNEQAWGRPVDVQPLPDGSVLVSDDLAGAVYRVTYDGRD from the coding sequence ATGCGCCTGCCTTCGTTGTTGTCGTTGCTGGCCCCGCTGATGCTGCTCGCCGCGCCCGCGTTCGGCGCGGTGCAGCTGGACAAGCTCGTGCTGCCCAAGGGTTTCCACATCGCGGTGTATTCCGACCAGGTGCCGAACGCGCGCGAGATCGCGCTGGGCGCGAAGGGCACGGTGTTCGTGGGCTCGATGGACGCAGGCAAGGTCTATGCGCTCACCGACACCCGGCACGACGGCCATGCCGACAAGGTGCGCGTGCTCGCCAGCGGGCTGGAGATGCCGGTAGGCGTGGCGTTCCGCCACGGCAACCTCTATGTCTCGGCGGTGAACCGCATCGTCGTGCTGCGCGACATCGAGGATCACCTCGACGATCCGCCCAAGCCGGAACTGGTCACCGACAAGCTGCCCAGCGATACGCACCACGGCTGGCGCTTCATCGCCTTCGGCCCCGACGGCAAGCTCTACGTGCCGATCGGCGCACCCTGCAACATCTGCGACAAGGGCAAGGCCTACGCCAAGCTCACCCGCATGAACGCCGACGGCAGCGGCATGCAGGACGTGGCCTACGGCATCCGCAACACCGTGGGCTTCGACTGGCGCCCCGGCTCGCACCAGCTGTGGTTCACCGACAACGGCCGCGACATGCTGGGCGACGACATCCCCAGCGACGAACTGAACCGGCTCTCGCACCTGGGCGAGCACTTCGGCTATCCGTATTGCCACGAGGGCGACATCCTCGACCCCGAGTTCGGCAAGGGCCACTCCTGCAAGGACTACACGCCGCCGGTGCTCAAGCTCGGTGCGCACGTGGCTTCGCTGGGCATGCGCTTCTACGAGGGCCGCATGTTCCCCGCCAGCTACAAGGGCGCGATCCTGATCGCCGAGCACGGCTCGTGGAACCGCAGCAAGAAATCCGGCTACCGCGTGATGACGGTGCGCCTGGACGGCAACAAGGTAGCGAGCTACCAACCGCTGATCACCGGCTTCGAGCAGAACGAACAGGCCTGGGGCCGCCCGGTGGACGTACAACCCTTGCCCGACGGCAGCGTGCTGGTGAGCGACGACCTTGCAGGGGCCGTATACCGGGTGACTTACGACGGCCGCGATTAG
- a CDS encoding AI-2E family transporter encodes MNAPDTGEAADIATPPASVHDRFERRSARGTRRHLRAIRVLLNALLLLALLYTVTLCKALLIPLVLAAFIGLALNPVVARVARHGVPRWLGASVLMLVLVGSISTGIGLLTPPALEWFHDAPTTVRSFVPKLEHFTQPLEAANRATQTLVNGHPVRTRPPPVDVAVSAWDVVSTAPKVLAAVLTVVLLVFFFLVYGEVLLRRLVEITPGFNHKRQAVSVVRGIQQEVSRYILTTLLINLSLGTFTTVLLWQLRMPDPLLWGAVAMLANFIPYVGAIVTTTVLLLVGLVHFDDLTHALLPALCFAGLTAFEGNLVTPLILGRRMRLSPIAILIWLLVWGWLWGIPGALLAVPMLTSVKLIAEHVRGWAWFAHMVQR; translated from the coding sequence ATGAACGCGCCGGACACCGGCGAAGCCGCCGACATCGCGACGCCACCGGCATCGGTACACGACCGGTTCGAGCGGCGCAGCGCACGCGGCACGCGCCGCCACCTGCGCGCCATCCGCGTGCTGCTCAACGCACTTCTGCTGCTGGCGCTGCTGTACACGGTGACGCTGTGCAAGGCGCTGCTGATTCCGCTGGTGCTGGCCGCCTTCATCGGCCTGGCGCTGAACCCGGTCGTGGCCCGCGTCGCCCGCCACGGTGTGCCGCGCTGGCTCGGCGCCAGCGTGCTGATGCTGGTGCTGGTCGGCAGCATCAGCACCGGGATCGGGCTGCTCACGCCGCCGGCGCTGGAGTGGTTCCACGATGCGCCGACCACCGTGCGCAGTTTCGTACCGAAGCTGGAGCACTTCACCCAGCCGCTGGAAGCGGCGAACCGCGCCACGCAGACCCTGGTCAACGGCCATCCCGTGCGCACCAGGCCGCCACCGGTGGACGTGGCGGTGAGCGCGTGGGATGTGGTGTCCACCGCGCCCAAGGTGCTGGCGGCGGTGCTCACCGTGGTGCTGCTGGTGTTCTTCTTCCTCGTCTACGGCGAGGTGCTGCTGCGCCGGCTGGTGGAGATTACGCCAGGCTTCAACCACAAGCGGCAGGCAGTATCGGTGGTGCGCGGCATCCAGCAGGAGGTGTCGCGCTACATCCTCACCACCTTGCTGATCAATTTGTCGCTGGGCACGTTCACCACGGTGCTGCTGTGGCAATTGCGCATGCCGGACCCGCTGCTGTGGGGCGCGGTGGCGATGCTGGCCAACTTCATCCCCTACGTGGGCGCCATCGTCACCACCACCGTGCTGTTGCTGGTGGGGCTGGTGCACTTCGACGACCTCACCCACGCCTTGCTGCCGGCGCTGTGCTTCGCCGGCCTCACCGCGTTCGAGGGCAACCTGGTGACGCCGCTGATCCTCGGCCGCCGCATGCGGCTCAGCCCCATCGCCATCCTGATCTGGTTGCTGGTGTGGGGCTGGCTGTGGGGCATTCCCGGCGCGCTGCTCGCGGTGCCGATGCTCACCAGCGTGAAGCTGATCGCCGAGCACGTGCGCGGCTGGGCGTGGTTCGCGCACATGGTGCAGCGGTAA